In the genome of Phoenix dactylifera cultivar Barhee BC4 unplaced genomic scaffold, palm_55x_up_171113_PBpolish2nd_filt_p 000822F, whole genome shotgun sequence, one region contains:
- the LOC103707307 gene encoding bifunctional riboflavin kinase/FMN phosphatase-like: MTASKPMTRMISHVILDLDGTLLNTDGVVSEVLKEFLVKYGKTWRSTGIHRIVGRTPLEVATAVVEDYGLPCTPEEFMSTITPMFSDKWCNIKALPGANRLIKHLRSKGVPMCLASNSPKSNIEAKISYHHGWKGSFTAVVGGDEVVMGKPSPEIFLEAARRMNADPSNCLVIEDSLPGVMAGKAAGMKVVAVPSLPKQASSFSSADEVINSLLDLHPEKWGLSPFEDWIEGTLPIEPWYIGGPVIKGFGRGSKVLGIPTANLPAENFSALLSEHTSGVYFGWAGLATRGIYKMVMSIGWNPYFDNTEKTIEPWLLHKFNEDFYGEELHLAIVGYIRPEANFPSLESLIARIQEDGRIAEKALDLPMYACSKDSPYLISSL, encoded by the exons ATGACTGCATCCAAGCCTATGACTAGGATGATCTCACATGTCATTCTAGATTTGGATGGTACACTTCTAAATACAG ATGGCGTTGTCAGTGAAGTATTAAAAGAATTTCTAGTCAAATATGGAAAGACATGGAGGAGCACAGGAATTCACAGAATAGTTGGAAGGACACCTTTAGAAGTTGCAACTGCTGTTGTGGAAGACTATGGACTCCCATGCACACCAGAAGAGTTCATGTCCACAATTACTCCAATGTTTTCTGACAA ATGGTGCAATATTAAAGCTCTTCCAGGTGCTAATCGGCTAATTAAACATCTAAGGAGCAAGGGGGTGCCAATGTGTTTGGCTTCAAACTCTCCAAAATCAAATATAGAAGCCAAGATTTCCTACCATCATG GCTGGAAAGGATCCTTTACTGCGGTTGTTGGTGGTGATGAAGTGGTAATGGGGAAGCCATCTCCTGAAAT TTTCCTTGAGGCTGCTAGAAGAATGAATGCTGATCCATCAAACTGCCTAGTGATTGAGGATTCGTT GCCTGGTGTCATGGCTGGCAAGGCTGCAGGAATGAAGGTGGTTGCTGTACCATCTTTACCAAAACAAGCTAGTTCTTTCAGTTCAGCCGATGAGGTGATCAATTCTCTGCTCGATCTGCATCCTGAAAAGTGGGGTTTGTCACCATTCGAAGATT GGATAGAAGGCACTTTGCCAATTGAACCATGGTATATTGGAGGACCTGTTATCAAAGGTTTTGGCCGTGGCTCAAAGGTACTTGGAATACCAACAG CTAACTTACCTGCAGAAAACTTCTCTGCATTACTTTCGGAACATACTTCTGGGGTGTATTTTGGCTGGGCAGGGCTAGCAACACGGGGTATCTATAAGATGGTCATGAGTATTGGTTGGAACCCATATTTCGACAACACTGAAAAGACTATA GAACCATGGCTGCTTCACAAATTCAATGAGGACTTTTACGGAGAGGAGCTACATCTAGCCATAGTGGGCTATATAAGACCAGAG GCCAATTTTCCATCACTAGAGAGCTTGATAGCGAGGATTCAGGAGGACGGGAGAATTGCAGAGAAAGCTCTAGATCTTCCTATGTATGCCTGCTCCAAGGATTCACCATACTTAATAAGTTCCTTGTGA
- the LOC120107315 gene encoding MYB-like transcription factor EOBII — translation MEGQLMSWGTLENGWRKGPWTAQEDEILIEHVNQHGEGRWNCVSKLTGLRRNGKSCRLRWVNYLRPDLKRGKITPHEENIILELHALWGNRWSTIARSLPGRTDNEIKNYWRTHFKKSKPSKNIEKARARFLRQQQEQQEREEEQQQADMRGIMTQVEEAALAQDMQEMAYMYPLNYMLQGGEGGGGGSISDGSSEEEAWGSLWNLDDVHDDGEGVCRGGLTMQDQVLTFY, via the exons ATGGAGGGGCAGCTCATGAGTTGGGGGACTCTAGAAAATGGTTGGAGGAAAGGTCCATGGACTGCCCAAGAAGATGAGATCCTCATTGAGCATGTGAACCAACATGGTGAAGGAAGATGGAACTGTGTCTCCAAGCTAACAG GGCTCAGACGGAATGGCAAGAGCTGTAGGCTAAGGTGGGTGAACTACCTGAGGCCTGATCTCAAAAGAGGGAAGATTACTCCCCATGAGGAGAATATCATCCTTGAGCTCCATGCTTTGTGGGGAAACAG GTGGTCCACCATTGCTCGAAGCCTCCCCGGGAGGACCGACAACGAGATCAAGAACTACTGGAGGACCCATTTCAAGAAGAGCAAGCCCTCGAAGAATATCGAGAAGGCAAGAGCTCGATTTCTCAGGCAGCAACAAGAGCAacaggagagagaagaggagcAGCAGCAAGCTGATATGAGAGGGATCATGACCCAAGTAGAGGAAGCAGCACTCGCACAGGACATGCAGGAGATGGCCTACATGTACCCCCTAAACTATATGCTTCAAGGGGgcgagggcggcggcggcggctccaTAAGCGATGGCTCGAGCGAAGAAGAGGCCTGGGGGAGCCTGTGGAACCTTGATGACGTACATGATGATGGAGAGGGCGTGTGTCGTGGTGGTTTAACAATGCAAGATCAAGTGCTTACTTTCTACTGA